The Listeria sp. PSOL-1 genome includes a region encoding these proteins:
- a CDS encoding PolC-type DNA polymerase III, producing MLSASNKEKKERFQLLLEQIGLADMKQFASYTDEMLIEKLVADKVKQVWQFYLDVPQILPAELFQMMETNMKQAFTQIAKTELVISAREMRLTEQSLQDYWNMVVAPILESSPMIGQLLMEQKPKLQQPHFIEITVHNEMEQTKIAQSYQTYILDRYQQFGFSHLALRMNTLDPSETESYKAFAEAKQKEDQLKAREAVEVMQKRQFASQTEKNEGENQALTGPFQVGYKIKDDEEIKHLGDIYDEERRVAVQGYIFDTEIRELRSGRSLLQFKITDYTSSMIIKMFSRDNEDAAMFKNLKKGMWVKVRGSVQNDTFVRDLIMMAQDINEIPAIKRKDTSEEKRVELHLHTPMSQMDATSSFSELAKQAADWGHKAIALTDHSVAQSFPEAYAAGKKNNLKIIYGIEANLIDDGVPIAYNSQHIALKDATYVVFDVETTGLSAVYDTIIELAGVKIQDGEVIDKFEAFIDPGHPLSATTINLTGITDDMVKGSDPIDVVLKNFKEWAGEAIFVAHNASFDMGFLNTAFAKVGIEEAKNAVIDTLELARFLYPHFKNHRLNTLTKKFNIILEQHHRAIFDAEATAYLAWKLIKDAKEMHAIEYHDSLNDYMGEGDAYKRARPFHATIYAQTAIGLKNLFKLITMSNIDYFYRVPRIPRSKLEKLREGLIIGTACSQGELFEAMMQKGMQEAEKVAHFYDFIEIQPKPVYAPLIERELVRDEKALEEILKNIVKVGEKTGKPVVATGNVHYKDPNDKIYRKILIHSMGGANPLNRTELPDVHFRSTDEMLQEFAFLGDAKAHEVVITNSNLVADWMEELKPIKDELYTPKIEGAEDEVRNMSYQMAHELYGEELPEIVEARLEKELKSIIGHGFAVIYLISHKLVKKSLVDGYLVGSRGSVGSSFVATMTEITEVNPLPPHYLCPKCKHSEFFNDGSIGSGFDLPDKECPNCSANLQKDGQDIPFETFLGFKGDKVPDIDLNFSGDYQPIAHAYTKEIFGEDYVYRAGTIGTVAEKTAFGYVRNYERDMNMTIRGAEIDRLVAGCTGVKRTTGQHPGGIIVIPDYMDVYDFTPVQYPADATDSEWKTTHFDFHSIHDNVLKLDILGHDDPTAIRMLQDLSDIDPKTIPTDDQSVMSLFGSTEALGVKPEEIDSKTGTLGIPEFGTRFVRQMLEETKPTTFSELVQISGLSHGTDVWLGNAEELIKNDICELPDVIGCRDDIMVFLIYQGLDSSLAFKIMESVRKGKGLTAEMEAAMKENNVPAWYIDSCKKIKYMFPKAHAAAYVLMAVRIAYFKVHYPLYFYATYFTVRADDFDLTAMVNGTEAVKAVMKEINSKGMEASAKEKNLLTVLEIACEMLARGYKFQKVDLYKSKAAEFVIEGDTLIPPFNAIPSLGTNVARQIVAAREDGEFLSKEDLQQRGKVSKTIIQYMDDQGCLEELPDQNQLSLF from the coding sequence ATGTTGAGCGCTTCAAATAAAGAGAAGAAAGAGCGTTTTCAATTGCTGCTAGAACAAATTGGCTTGGCCGACATGAAGCAATTTGCAAGCTATACGGATGAAATGTTGATTGAAAAGTTAGTCGCCGATAAAGTAAAGCAAGTATGGCAATTTTACTTAGATGTTCCACAAATCTTACCAGCTGAGTTATTCCAAATGATGGAAACAAATATGAAGCAAGCTTTTACGCAAATTGCTAAAACAGAACTCGTGATTTCGGCACGTGAGATGCGGTTAACTGAGCAATCATTGCAAGATTACTGGAATATGGTAGTTGCTCCTATTTTAGAATCATCTCCAATGATTGGACAACTTCTTATGGAACAAAAACCAAAACTTCAGCAACCACACTTCATTGAAATAACTGTGCACAATGAAATGGAACAAACGAAAATCGCTCAAAGTTATCAGACTTATATTCTTGATCGCTATCAGCAGTTTGGTTTCTCGCATTTAGCTTTACGGATGAATACATTGGACCCTTCTGAAACAGAAAGTTATAAAGCATTTGCCGAAGCGAAACAAAAGGAAGATCAGCTCAAAGCAAGAGAAGCTGTTGAAGTGATGCAAAAACGGCAATTCGCTTCCCAAACTGAAAAGAATGAAGGCGAAAATCAAGCTCTTACAGGGCCTTTTCAAGTCGGTTATAAAATCAAGGACGATGAAGAAATCAAGCATCTTGGTGATATTTATGATGAAGAAAGACGTGTTGCGGTTCAAGGATACATTTTTGATACAGAAATTCGTGAGTTAAGGAGTGGTCGTAGTCTATTACAATTTAAAATCACTGATTATACGAGTTCAATGATTATCAAAATGTTTTCCCGTGATAATGAAGATGCAGCGATGTTTAAAAACCTGAAAAAAGGAATGTGGGTAAAAGTCCGTGGTAGCGTACAAAATGACACGTTTGTTCGTGATTTAATCATGATGGCTCAAGATATTAATGAGATTCCAGCCATTAAGCGTAAGGACACATCTGAAGAAAAACGTGTTGAACTCCATCTACATACGCCAATGAGTCAAATGGATGCGACCAGTTCATTTAGTGAATTGGCAAAACAAGCAGCAGATTGGGGGCACAAGGCTATTGCTTTAACGGATCATTCTGTTGCCCAGTCTTTCCCAGAAGCTTATGCAGCTGGCAAAAAAAACAATCTTAAAATCATTTATGGAATCGAAGCGAATTTAATTGATGACGGGGTACCTATCGCTTATAATAGCCAACATATTGCCTTAAAAGACGCTACATATGTGGTATTTGATGTGGAAACAACAGGGCTTTCTGCAGTTTACGATACAATTATTGAGCTTGCCGGGGTAAAAATCCAAGATGGTGAAGTCATTGATAAATTCGAAGCCTTTATCGATCCAGGTCATCCATTATCGGCAACCACGATCAATTTAACCGGAATTACAGATGATATGGTTAAAGGTTCTGATCCAATTGATGTCGTGTTAAAAAATTTCAAAGAGTGGGCTGGGGAAGCAATCTTTGTTGCGCATAATGCTTCTTTTGATATGGGCTTCTTAAACACAGCATTTGCAAAAGTTGGCATTGAAGAAGCAAAAAATGCAGTGATTGACACGCTTGAATTAGCCAGGTTTTTATATCCTCACTTTAAAAATCATCGTTTAAATACGCTTACGAAAAAATTCAATATCATATTAGAGCAGCATCACCGTGCGATTTTTGATGCAGAAGCAACGGCTTATTTAGCTTGGAAATTGATTAAAGATGCAAAAGAAATGCATGCAATCGAATACCATGACAGTTTAAATGACTATATGGGAGAAGGCGATGCTTACAAGCGTGCTAGGCCCTTTCATGCAACGATTTATGCTCAAACAGCTATTGGGTTAAAGAATCTCTTTAAGCTGATAACGATGTCAAATATTGATTACTTTTATCGTGTGCCGCGTATTCCTCGTTCTAAGTTAGAAAAATTACGTGAAGGTCTAATTATTGGAACTGCTTGTAGTCAAGGCGAGTTATTTGAAGCAATGATGCAAAAAGGCATGCAAGAAGCAGAAAAAGTAGCACACTTTTATGATTTTATCGAAATACAGCCAAAACCTGTTTATGCTCCGCTTATTGAGCGAGAACTTGTACGTGATGAAAAGGCACTTGAAGAAATTTTAAAAAACATTGTTAAGGTTGGCGAAAAAACAGGGAAGCCGGTTGTAGCAACTGGAAATGTCCATTATAAAGATCCAAATGATAAGATTTATCGTAAAATTCTTATCCACTCAATGGGAGGTGCAAATCCGCTTAATCGCACTGAACTACCAGATGTGCATTTCCGTTCAACAGATGAAATGCTTCAGGAGTTTGCTTTTTTAGGTGATGCAAAAGCTCATGAAGTGGTCATTACCAATTCTAACTTAGTAGCGGATTGGATGGAAGAACTTAAACCGATTAAAGATGAACTTTATACACCAAAAATTGAAGGGGCAGAAGATGAAGTCAGGAATATGAGTTATCAAATGGCACACGAACTTTACGGGGAAGAGTTACCAGAAATTGTTGAAGCCAGGCTTGAAAAAGAACTCAAAAGCATTATCGGTCATGGTTTCGCTGTAATTTATCTCATTTCGCATAAGCTCGTAAAAAAATCTTTAGTTGATGGCTACTTAGTAGGTTCGAGGGGATCTGTTGGCTCCTCATTTGTAGCAACGATGACGGAAATAACGGAGGTTAACCCTCTGCCTCCACATTATCTTTGTCCAAAGTGCAAGCACTCGGAATTTTTTAATGATGGCTCAATTGGTTCTGGTTTTGACTTGCCTGATAAGGAATGTCCAAATTGTAGTGCCAATTTGCAAAAAGATGGACAGGATATTCCATTTGAGACATTTCTTGGGTTTAAAGGGGATAAAGTCCCTGATATTGATTTAAACTTTTCTGGTGATTACCAGCCAATTGCCCATGCTTACACGAAAGAAATTTTTGGAGAAGATTATGTTTACCGAGCAGGTACAATTGGCACAGTTGCTGAAAAAACAGCTTTTGGTTATGTTCGTAATTATGAGCGTGATATGAACATGACCATTCGTGGTGCCGAAATTGATCGCTTAGTTGCAGGATGTACTGGCGTCAAGCGAACAACTGGTCAGCATCCGGGGGGGATTATTGTTATTCCAGATTATATGGACGTTTATGATTTTACACCCGTACAATATCCTGCTGATGCAACAGATTCTGAATGGAAAACAACACATTTTGATTTCCATTCCATCCATGATAATGTGTTAAAACTCGATATCCTCGGGCACGATGATCCAACGGCTATTCGGATGCTACAGGATCTAAGTGATATCGATCCTAAAACGATTCCAACTGATGACCAAAGCGTAATGAGTTTATTTGGTTCAACAGAAGCGCTTGGTGTTAAACCAGAAGAAATTGATTCTAAAACAGGAACACTTGGTATTCCGGAATTTGGAACACGTTTCGTGAGACAAATGCTTGAAGAGACAAAACCAACCACTTTTTCTGAGCTTGTCCAAATTTCAGGTTTATCACATGGAACCGATGTTTGGCTTGGCAACGCTGAAGAATTAATTAAGAATGATATTTGTGAATTGCCCGATGTGATTGGTTGTCGAGATGATATTATGGTCTTTTTAATCTATCAAGGCTTGGACAGTTCACTTGCCTTTAAAATCATGGAATCTGTACGTAAAGGTAAAGGACTAACCGCGGAAATGGAAGCTGCAATGAAAGAAAACAATGTGCCAGCTTGGTATATTGATTCTTGTAAGAAGATTAAGTATATGTTTCCAAAAGCGCATGCGGCTGCCTATGTTTTAATGGCTGTTCGTATAGCTTATTTTAAAGTCCATTATCCACTCTATTTTTATGCAACTTATTTTACTGTTCGGGCAGATGATTTTGATCTTACAGCAATGGTAAATGGGACTGAAGCAGTAAAAGCTGTCATGAAGGAAATTAACAGTAAAGGCATGGAAGCTTCTGCTAAAGAAAAAAATTTGTTAACCGTGTTGGAAATTGCCTGCGAAATGCTTGCTCGGGGCTATAAATTTCAAAAAGTAGATCTTTATAAATCAAAAGCAGCAGAATTTGTTATTGAAGGAGATACGCTGATCCCACCATTTAATGCAATACCAAGCTTAGGAACAAACGTTGCAAGGCAAATCGTGGCTGCAAGAGAAGACGGCGAATTTTTATCAAAAGAAGACCTGCAACAACGTGGTAAAGTTTCCAAAACGATTATTCAATATATGGATGACCAAGGATGCTTGGAAGAGTTACCTGATCAAAACCAATTATCGTTATTCTGA
- the rimP gene encoding ribosome maturation factor RimP: MSKVLEQVEQIVSPITEELGFELVNLAFEKEGKNWFLRVFIDKPKGIDIDECALVSEKISEKLDEHDPITQNYFLEVSSPGAERPLKKESDFENAVGKYIHVTSYEAIEGRKVWEGTLTQYDGTILTIEIMDKTRKIICEVPQKSIAKARLAIKF, translated from the coding sequence ATGAGCAAAGTTTTAGAACAAGTAGAGCAAATCGTTTCACCTATTACTGAGGAGCTCGGTTTTGAGTTAGTTAACCTTGCTTTTGAAAAAGAGGGGAAAAATTGGTTTTTGCGTGTATTTATTGATAAGCCTAAGGGCATTGATATTGATGAATGCGCTCTTGTCAGCGAGAAAATTAGTGAAAAATTAGACGAACATGATCCAATCACACAAAACTATTTTCTTGAAGTCTCCTCACCAGGTGCCGAACGTCCTTTAAAAAAAGAAAGCGATTTTGAAAACGCTGTTGGGAAGTACATTCATGTGACAAGCTATGAGGCGATTGAAGGTAGAAAAGTGTGGGAAGGTACACTTACACAGTATGATGGTACCATTTTAACGATTGAAATTATGGATAAAACAAGAAAAATTATTTGTGAAGTCCCTCAAAAAAGCATCGCCAAAGCAAGGCTGGCCATTAAATTTTAA
- the nusA gene encoding transcription termination factor NusA, giving the protein MSTELLDALDTLERDKGISRNVIVEAIEAALVSAYKRNFNQAQNVRVDFNLENGSIRVLARKDVVDQVFDSRLEISLEEAHKLNPVYKVGDVVELEVTPKDFGRIAAQTAKQVVTQRVREAERGIIYDEFIDREDDIMTGIVERQDSRFIYINLGKIEAILSQNEQMPNETYHAHDRIKVYLTKVEKTTKGPQIFVSRTHPGLLKRLFEMEVPEIYEGIVEIKSVAREAGDRSKISVYTADAEVDAVGACVGPKGARVQTIVNELKGEKIDIVEWSSDPYTFVANALSPSKVLDVIVDEKEQATTVIVPDYQLSLAIGKRGQNARLAAKLTGWKIDIKSESVATEMGIYPREGSEETEVEDLADRDEE; this is encoded by the coding sequence ATGAGCACAGAATTATTGGATGCTTTAGATACGCTAGAACGAGATAAAGGAATTTCACGCAATGTGATTGTAGAAGCCATTGAAGCTGCACTCGTATCTGCATATAAGCGAAATTTTAATCAAGCACAAAATGTTCGCGTTGATTTTAATTTAGAAAATGGTTCAATTCGCGTTCTTGCTAGAAAAGACGTTGTAGATCAGGTTTTTGATTCTCGCCTTGAGATTTCACTTGAAGAAGCACACAAGCTAAACCCTGTATACAAAGTCGGTGATGTTGTTGAGCTTGAAGTAACACCAAAAGATTTCGGCCGAATCGCCGCTCAAACAGCAAAACAAGTAGTTACCCAGCGTGTACGTGAAGCTGAGCGCGGCATCATTTATGACGAATTCATTGATCGTGAAGATGATATTATGACAGGGATTGTTGAACGTCAGGATTCACGCTTTATCTACATCAATTTAGGAAAAATTGAAGCCATCCTTTCACAAAATGAGCAAATGCCAAATGAAACCTATCATGCCCATGACAGAATTAAAGTCTATTTAACTAAAGTAGAAAAAACAACAAAAGGACCACAAATCTTTGTTTCAAGAACACATCCAGGCCTTTTAAAACGACTTTTTGAAATGGAAGTTCCTGAAATTTATGAAGGCATAGTAGAAATTAAATCCGTTGCACGTGAAGCAGGAGATCGTTCGAAGATTTCGGTTTATACTGCTGACGCTGAAGTGGATGCAGTCGGTGCTTGTGTTGGTCCTAAGGGTGCACGTGTACAAACGATTGTCAATGAATTGAAAGGTGAAAAAATCGATATTGTTGAATGGTCAAGTGATCCATATACATTTGTTGCGAACGCCTTAAGCCCTTCAAAGGTACTCGATGTTATTGTTGATGAAAAAGAACAAGCAACGACAGTGATTGTTCCTGATTATCAACTTTCTCTTGCCATCGGTAAACGTGGTCAAAATGCACGCCTTGCTGCTAAATTAACTGGCTGGAAAATCGATATTAAAAGTGAAAGTGTAGCAACGGAAATGGGAATTTACCCACGAGAAGGAAGCGAAGAAACTGAAGTAGAAGATTTAGCAGATCGTGACGAAGAATAA
- the rnpM gene encoding RNase P modulator RnpM: MRKKKIPLRKCMITGARLPKGELLRIAYSKDGKLAIDPTGKAPGRGFYIIKDVAACQKAKKKNVLFSQLKIPEQEGFYDELIHFVEVNGVKKSNE; this comes from the coding sequence ATGCGTAAGAAAAAAATCCCTCTAAGGAAATGTATGATTACAGGCGCTCGATTACCTAAAGGTGAGCTCTTGCGTATCGCTTATTCTAAAGATGGGAAACTCGCAATTGATCCTACGGGAAAAGCTCCCGGACGCGGTTTTTATATCATAAAAGATGTTGCCGCCTGCCAAAAAGCCAAAAAGAAAAATGTTTTATTTAGTCAATTAAAAATCCCGGAGCAAGAAGGCTTTTATGATGAACTTATTCATTTTGTAGAAGTTAATGGAGTGAAAAAAAGCAATGAATGA
- a CDS encoding YlxQ family RNA-binding protein produces the protein MNDKFFSLLGLAYRAKKITTGEELVLKAVRRKQTSLVIMSTDVSESTAKKIRSKCEYYDVALCEIGTREQLGGAIGKESRALLAVLDKGFSKKLSELLG, from the coding sequence ATGAATGATAAGTTTTTTTCTCTCTTAGGTCTTGCCTACCGAGCAAAAAAGATAACAACTGGAGAAGAATTAGTTTTAAAAGCTGTACGGAGAAAGCAAACATCACTTGTTATTATGTCCACTGATGTTTCCGAAAGCACAGCTAAAAAAATCCGCAGCAAATGTGAGTATTATGATGTAGCACTTTGTGAAATCGGCACACGTGAACAGCTAGGAGGTGCTATTGGCAAAGAGTCGCGCGCCTTACTTGCAGTGCTTGATAAAGGATTTTCAAAAAAACTAAGCGAGCTCCTAGGTTAA